A single genomic interval of Xylanibacillus composti harbors:
- a CDS encoding AzlD domain-containing protein has translation MSEEQTVFWIILACAAVTVIPRVLPFILARSVQLPDIVMKWLSFIPVCLFASLVAGSILKEEGDEIAVDWQVLLAIGPTLAVALWTKSLAFTVLTGMVSMGVIRYLF, from the coding sequence ATGAGCGAGGAACAGACTGTCTTTTGGATCATTCTTGCCTGCGCGGCAGTAACCGTTATTCCGCGTGTGCTGCCCTTTATTCTAGCCCGGAGCGTGCAGCTGCCGGATATTGTAATGAAATGGCTTTCCTTCATTCCGGTTTGTCTATTTGCATCATTGGTGGCAGGCAGCATCTTGAAGGAGGAGGGCGATGAAATCGCCGTGGATTGGCAGGTGCTGCTGGCGATAGGCCCGACGCTGGCTGTGGCGCTTTGGACGAAAAGCTTGGCGTTTACCGTATTGACAGGCATGGTCAGCATGGGGGTAATCCGCTATTTATTCTAA